The following coding sequences are from one Mytilus trossulus isolate FHL-02 chromosome 8, PNRI_Mtr1.1.1.hap1, whole genome shotgun sequence window:
- the LOC134680728 gene encoding BTB/POZ domain-containing protein 6-like: MFEMDTVGVLMKKINIIMEVDEENHQQCPLLDSNIWRTRSTVTSCNSFMLQNKVACDITFTLGSESQEVVAHKYVLISRSPVFYAMFCGPVAESSDVISVPDIEPDIFQSLLSYLYCDDDSVVDSDSVMALLYAAKKYSIYSLEDVCKQFLKDNINFDNACLILEQSHAFDEKDLYEECLKFIWKNGEEILEMSCVKDLCEKCMQDIIASDALNADEKLVYECVVSWSEIQCIKKKMEVNDQNQREVLSNILYQVRFPLMPLSYFADHVSEKQILSPEEKLNLYKYLCQSRSGAVTPFISRYRSKKTSLHCKRFKGMVDSSDWVQKGKKDAVSFSCSVPILMHGVCMYRSGLTGAPYDIRLELYDESDNQLTCVHRTEDTIESTVEGRFLFPVLFDQPLKILSCSYYTIVVKMIGPKSFYGERGRKKVVCGNVTFEFISAPNRSTNSTNVFTGQIPVILFSPWL, encoded by the exons ATGTTTGAGATGGACACAGTAGGAGTTTTAAT gaaaaagataaatataatcATGGAGGTTGATGAAGAAAACCATCAGCAGTGCCCTCTATTGGATTCAAACATATGGAGAACCAGATCAACAGTCACTTCATGTAACAGCTTTATGTTGCAGAACAAAGTAGCTTGTGATATAACCTTCACACTAGGTTCTGAAAGTCAAGAGGTTGTGGCTCataaatatgtattaataaGCAGGTCACCAGTGTTTTATGCAATGTTTTGTGGACCAGTAGCAGAGAGCTCTGATGTTATTAGTGTACCAGATATTGAACCAGATATATTTCAATCTTTATTAAG ctaTCTGTATTGTGATGATGATTCTGTTGTTGATAGTGATTCTGTGATGGCATTGTTATATGCGGCCAAgaaatattctatttatagccTTGAAGATGTGTGTAAACAATTCCTCAAAGACAACATTAATTTCGACAATGCATGCCTAATTTTAGAACAATCCCATGCATTTGATGAGAAAGATTTATACGAAGAATGTCTGAAGTTTATATGGAAGAACGGTGAAGAAATATTAGAAATGAGCTGTGTTAAAGATCTCTGTGAGAAATGTATGCAAGATATCATTGCTTCTGATGCACTGAATGCCGATGAAAAACTTGTTTATGAATGTGTTGTATCATGGTCagaaatacaatgtataaagaaaaagatggaAGTAAATGATCAAAACCAACGAGAAGTACTTAGTAACATTTTGTACCAAGTAAGATTTCCGCTGATGCCCTTATCATATTTCGCTGATCATGTTTCAGAGAAACAAATATTATCACCTGAAGAAAAACTCAACTTATACAAATACTTGTGTCAGAGCAGATCAGGGGCAGTAACTCCATTTATTTCACGCTATAGAAGTAAGAAAACAAGTTTACATTGTAAGAGGTTTAAAGGTATGGTTGATAGTAGTGATTGGGTCCAAAAGGGCAAAAAGGATGCTGTATCATTCAGTTGTAGTGTACCAATATTGATGCATGGAGTCTGTATGTACCGATCAGGACTTACTGGCGCCCCCTATGATATCAGATTAGAACTCTATGATGAAAGTGATAATCAGCTGACATGTGTTCATCGTACAGAAGATACAATTGAAAGTACGGTTGAAGGGAGATTTCTGTTTCCTGTTTTATTTGATCAGCCATTGAAAATCCTCTCATGCTCATATTATacaattgttgtaaaaatgATTGGGCCAAAGAGTTTTTATGGCGAGCGTGGGAGGAAGAAAGTAGTATGTGGTAATGTTACATTTGAATTCATCTCTGCACCAAATAGAAGTACAAACTCCACCAATGTGTTCACTGGGCAAATTCCTGTCATCTTGTTTTCTCCATGGCTGTAA